In Flavobacterium endoglycinae, one DNA window encodes the following:
- a CDS encoding homoserine kinase: MEIKLFCPATIANLSCGFDVLGLCLDNAGDEMIVRKSDQKGVRITKIVGADLPLETEKNVSGVAALAMLATLDELDFGFEIEIYKNIKAGSGIGSSAASSAGAVFGINELLGRPYSRKDLVQFAMQGEKLASGNAHADNVAPALLGGFTLVRSYAPLDIIRIDSPEELYATVVHPQIELKTSDARSVLKQNVSLKSAIMQWGNVGGLVAGLYTKDYELIGRSLHDEIVEPLRSVLIPGFDQIKQTAYENGALGSGISGSGPSIFALSRGKETADQIAKAMSEVYEKMNLPYEIHVSKINPDGVRILE, from the coding sequence ATGGAAATAAAACTATTTTGCCCAGCAACTATCGCCAATCTCTCATGCGGATTTGACGTTTTGGGACTTTGCTTAGACAATGCGGGTGATGAAATGATTGTTCGAAAATCAGATCAAAAAGGAGTTCGAATTACTAAAATCGTCGGTGCTGATTTGCCTCTTGAAACCGAGAAAAACGTTTCGGGTGTGGCAGCTTTGGCGATGTTGGCGACTTTAGACGAATTGGATTTCGGATTCGAAATTGAAATTTATAAAAACATAAAAGCGGGAAGCGGAATCGGAAGCAGTGCGGCAAGTTCTGCCGGAGCGGTTTTCGGAATCAACGAACTATTAGGAAGACCTTATTCTCGTAAAGATTTGGTTCAGTTTGCGATGCAGGGCGAAAAATTAGCCAGCGGTAACGCACATGCAGATAACGTTGCTCCTGCCCTTCTTGGCGGATTTACTTTGGTAAGAAGTTATGCTCCGTTGGATATTATCAGAATTGATAGTCCAGAAGAATTGTACGCAACAGTGGTTCATCCGCAGATTGAATTAAAAACGTCTGACGCTCGTTCGGTTTTAAAACAAAACGTTTCCCTAAAAAGCGCGATCATGCAATGGGGAAATGTGGGCGGACTTGTAGCAGGTCTTTACACCAAAGATTACGAGTTGATTGGAAGATCGCTTCATGACGAAATTGTAGAACCTTTAAGAAGTGTTTTAATTCCAGGTTTTGACCAAATCAAACAAACGGCTTACGAAAACGGCGCTTTAGGTTCTGGAATTTCAGGTTCTGGTCCGTCGATTTTTGCTTTAAGCCGAGGAAAAGAAACCGCAGACCAAATCGCCAAAGCCATGAGCGAGGTTTACGAAAAAATGAATTTACCGTATGAAATTCACGTTTCGAAAATAAATCCAGACGGCGTGAGAATTCTTGAATAG
- a CDS encoding GNAT family N-acetyltransferase, with the protein MITKALLEDIPALTTLINSAYRGESSKKGWTTEAHLLEGKRTDEQEMTEIFLDSKNTILKFTENDTIIGSVLLVEKGHQLYLGMLTVSPELQNSGIGKKLLAAAENHAKSLELSSIIMTVISVREELVAWYKRHGYVDTGKREAFPESEIHTMVSEVPLEFVYLEKSIA; encoded by the coding sequence ATGATTACAAAAGCATTACTAGAAGATATTCCCGCATTAACAACCTTAATAAATTCAGCATACAGAGGCGAATCGTCTAAAAAAGGCTGGACAACCGAAGCGCATTTACTAGAAGGAAAAAGAACCGACGAACAGGAAATGACAGAAATCTTTCTAGATTCAAAAAATACAATCCTGAAGTTTACTGAAAATGATACCATTATCGGTTCGGTTTTATTGGTAGAAAAAGGACATCAATTGTATTTGGGAATGCTTACGGTTTCGCCAGAACTTCAAAACAGCGGCATCGGAAAAAAACTTTTGGCAGCAGCCGAAAATCATGCTAAGTCTTTAGAATTATCGAGTATTATTATGACGGTTATTTCGGTTCGTGAAGAATTGGTGGCTTGGTACAAACGTCACGGTTATGTTGATACAGGCAAACGCGAAGCTTTTCCTGAAAGTGAAATTCATACTATGGTTTCTGAAGTTCCTTTGGAGTTTGTTTATTTGGAGAAAAGCATTGCGTAA
- a CDS encoding Crp/Fnr family transcriptional regulator, with product MYNLLRQNIERKIPLTDEEWDIIVSKAELIKLKKNQFLQIQDSNNSYEGFILKGSFKTYILNENGTETVIFFSFENEWMCDLESFYHQKPTTYNIKAIEDSEIVVINKKQKTYLFAMIPKLIKFHVLMIERANVAIQQRLLDVLNKTSKQRYLDFKERYPQKISSINNKNLSSYLGVSHEFLSKIKRTVS from the coding sequence ATGTACAACCTACTTAGACAAAACATTGAGCGAAAAATTCCGCTCACGGATGAAGAATGGGACATTATTGTTTCAAAGGCAGAACTCATTAAACTCAAAAAGAATCAGTTTCTTCAGATTCAGGATTCTAATAATAGTTATGAGGGATTTATTTTGAAGGGCTCTTTTAAAACTTACATTTTAAATGAAAACGGAACCGAAACCGTTATTTTCTTTTCATTCGAAAACGAATGGATGTGTGATCTGGAAAGTTTTTATCACCAAAAACCAACCACATACAACATTAAAGCCATTGAAGACAGTGAAATAGTCGTGATCAATAAAAAGCAAAAAACGTATTTGTTTGCCATGATTCCGAAACTGATTAAGTTTCATGTTCTCATGATCGAACGTGCCAATGTTGCGATTCAACAGCGGCTTTTGGATGTTCTCAATAAAACCTCAAAACAACGTTATCTTGATTTTAAAGAACGCTATCCGCAAAAGATAAGTTCGATAAACAACAAGAATCTCTCATCGTATTTGGGCGTTTCGCACGAGTTTCTTTCTAAGATTAAGAGAACGGTTTCTTAG
- the hutH gene encoding histidine ammonia-lyase, which yields MREVHYISTETITLETLHEILSFNKTLELSEEAKVNVQKCRDYLDKKMASHTAPIYGINTGFGSLYSVKISNENLSKLQENLVKSHACGTGEEVPAEIVKMMLLLKIQSLSYGHSGVQLKTLERLVDFYNNDILPVIYTQGSLGASGDLAPLAHLSLPLIGEGVVLFEGKKMASAEVLKHFNWEPIVLQSKEGLALLNGTQFMSAYGAHILIKAYKYSYLADLIGTISLEGFDGRIEPFNELIHYIRPHKGQIVTAQRITEFLDGSEIIAQEKKHVQDPYSFRCMPQVHGASKDAIDYVRKVFKTEINSVTDNPNIFIEADQIISGGNFHGQPLALALDFLAIALAELGSISERRTYQLISGLRNLPAFLVDNPGLNSGFMIPQYTAASIASQNKQLATPASIDSIVSSNGQEDHVSMGANGATKALRILDNIERILAIELLNASQAIAYREPLKSSDFIEMFLSSYREVVPLVKEDRILHNDIENTVLFLKSFQIENDLLTMA from the coding sequence ATGAGAGAAGTCCATTATATAAGTACTGAAACCATTACTTTAGAAACATTACACGAAATTTTAAGCTTTAATAAAACGCTGGAATTATCAGAAGAAGCAAAAGTAAATGTTCAAAAGTGCCGTGATTATTTGGATAAAAAAATGGCATCGCATACAGCGCCAATTTATGGAATCAATACTGGTTTTGGCTCTCTTTACAGCGTGAAAATCTCTAATGAAAACTTATCGAAACTTCAGGAGAATTTAGTAAAATCTCATGCCTGCGGAACGGGAGAAGAAGTTCCTGCCGAGATTGTAAAAATGATGCTTTTGCTTAAAATACAATCTTTAAGCTACGGACATTCTGGTGTACAGTTAAAAACTCTAGAACGTTTAGTAGATTTCTATAATAACGATATTCTACCTGTAATATATACTCAAGGGTCGCTTGGGGCTTCTGGTGATTTAGCGCCTTTGGCTCATTTATCTTTACCATTAATAGGTGAGGGAGTGGTTCTTTTTGAAGGAAAAAAAATGGCTTCTGCCGAAGTTTTAAAACATTTTAATTGGGAACCAATTGTTTTACAGTCAAAAGAAGGTTTGGCTCTCTTAAACGGAACGCAGTTTATGAGTGCTTACGGAGCGCATATTTTAATAAAAGCCTATAAATATTCGTATTTAGCAGATTTAATTGGAACTATTTCTCTAGAAGGTTTTGATGGAAGAATTGAACCTTTTAATGAATTGATACATTATATACGTCCGCACAAAGGACAAATTGTAACGGCTCAAAGAATTACTGAATTCTTAGACGGAAGCGAAATTATTGCTCAGGAAAAGAAACACGTTCAAGATCCGTATTCTTTCCGTTGTATGCCTCAGGTTCATGGCGCTTCAAAAGATGCGATCGATTATGTTCGCAAAGTATTCAAAACAGAAATTAATTCAGTTACTGATAATCCAAATATCTTTATTGAAGCCGATCAGATTATTTCTGGAGGAAACTTCCATGGACAACCTTTAGCTCTAGCTTTAGATTTTCTGGCAATTGCTTTGGCAGAATTGGGAAGTATTTCTGAAAGAAGAACGTATCAGTTAATTTCTGGACTTCGAAATCTTCCAGCATTTTTGGTTGATAATCCGGGATTAAATTCAGGATTTATGATACCGCAGTATACCGCAGCAAGTATTGCCAGCCAGAATAAACAATTGGCAACTCCGGCAAGTATTGACAGTATTGTTTCAAGCAACGGTCAAGAAGATCATGTGAGTATGGGAGCAAATGGCGCTACAAAAGCCTTACGAATTTTAGATAATATAGAACGTATTTTAGCAATCGAATTGTTAAATGCTTCGCAGGCTATTGCGTATAGAGAACCTCTAAAATCAAGCGATTTCATCGAAATGTTTTTAAGCAGTTATAGAGAAGTTGTGCCTTTGGTAAAGGAAGACAGAATCTTACATAATGACATAGAAAACACCGTATTGTTCCTTAAGAGTTTTCAAATAGAAAACGATTTGTTAACAATGGCTTAA
- the thrC gene encoding threonine synthase gives MKYYSLNHNAPKVSFQEAVIQGLASDKGLYFPESITPLDPSFFDKIESLSHEEIAYEAIKQFVGDEIPAEKLKEIIAETLVFDFPVVKVENGIYSLELFHGPTMAFKDVGARFMSRCLGYFNKDKKDSKNTVLVATSGDTGGAVASGFLGVDGVDVVILYPSGKVSDIQEKQLTTLGQNIKALEVDGVFDDCQDMVKKAFLDETLAHKNLTSANSINIARWLPQMFYFFFAYKALKSQNKPLVFSCPSGNFGNICAGIMAKKLGLPIVHFVASTNVNDTVPRFLENGKYDPKPSKATISNAMDVGNPSNFIRIQELYNNDLKAFEKDFSSYSYTDEETLKAMKQIYNTDGYIAEPHGAVGYLGLKKELEKYPNAIGIFLETAHPIKFLDVVEPALGITIPIPPQIESVINEEKVSVKIGTYEELKGFLG, from the coding sequence ATGAAATACTACAGTTTAAACCATAATGCCCCAAAAGTTTCTTTTCAGGAAGCTGTCATACAAGGATTGGCGAGTGACAAAGGATTATATTTCCCAGAAAGCATTACTCCGCTTGATCCTTCATTTTTTGATAAAATCGAAAGTTTAAGCCACGAAGAAATTGCGTATGAAGCGATTAAACAATTCGTAGGCGACGAAATACCTGCAGAAAAACTAAAAGAAATCATCGCTGAAACTTTAGTTTTTGATTTCCCTGTCGTGAAAGTAGAAAACGGAATCTATTCGTTAGAATTATTCCACGGACCAACAATGGCGTTTAAAGACGTTGGAGCGCGATTTATGTCACGTTGTTTGGGTTATTTTAATAAAGACAAAAAAGATTCTAAAAACACCGTCTTAGTAGCGACTTCTGGAGATACAGGAGGCGCAGTTGCAAGTGGATTTCTTGGGGTTGATGGCGTTGATGTTGTCATTTTATATCCGTCAGGAAAAGTGAGCGATATTCAGGAAAAACAATTGACGACTTTAGGACAAAACATTAAAGCGCTTGAAGTTGACGGTGTTTTTGATGATTGTCAGGATATGGTGAAAAAAGCGTTTTTAGACGAAACTTTAGCGCACAAAAACCTGACTTCGGCGAATTCTATCAATATTGCACGTTGGCTGCCACAGATGTTTTATTTCTTCTTTGCTTACAAAGCGTTGAAGAGCCAAAACAAACCATTGGTTTTCTCTTGTCCAAGCGGAAACTTTGGGAATATCTGCGCCGGAATTATGGCAAAAAAATTAGGTTTGCCAATTGTGCATTTTGTGGCTTCGACAAACGTAAACGACACCGTACCAAGATTCTTAGAAAACGGAAAATACGATCCAAAACCTTCTAAAGCAACCATTTCTAACGCAATGGACGTTGGAAACCCAAGTAACTTTATTAGAATTCAGGAATTATACAATAATGATTTAAAGGCATTTGAAAAAGATTTCTCTTCGTACAGCTACACCGACGAAGAAACGCTAAAAGCCATGAAACAAATTTACAACACCGACGGTTACATCGCTGAACCTCACGGCGCTGTGGGTTATTTAGGTTTGAAAAAAGAGCTTGAAAAATACCCGAACGCCATTGGTATTTTCTTAGAAACCGCTCACCCAATTAAATTCTTAGATGTGGTTGAACCGGCGCTAGGAATTACAATTCCAATTCCACCACAAATTGAAAGTGTTATTAATGAGGAGAAAGTTAGTGTGAAGATTGGGACTTATGAGGAGTTGAAGGGTTTCTTGGGGTAA
- a CDS encoding pectate lyase family protein: MKLNVTISMFALTLALGFTACNTEEIGSAQDSQSAAIETTTPTNSNLTAKIGNCAEVPGWASQNGGTTGGGSSAETTVTTYAQLKSAIENTAVKVIKVSGTITITTRLSFQDQTGKTIYGANGAKLVSTNQTKDGSGIINIKRCKNIIIRNLIFEGPGAYDTDGWDNAILDECTNVWVDHCEFRDGVDGNFDIKNKSDYISVTYSKFHYLKPPKAGGSGGSDDHRYSNLIGSSDGATGDRGKLRITFARCWWAPGCKERMPRVRFGQVHIVNSFFNSTVSNKCVAAGFEANIRVESNVFEGVKNPIDLMSGYTAVTVTDNVFTSVTGTQAGSGTAFTPPYSIVKLNKTAVKADISANAGATLGGNTCGSF, translated from the coding sequence ATGAAATTAAATGTAACAATCTCAATGTTTGCTTTAACATTGGCACTTGGTTTTACGGCATGTAATACTGAGGAAATCGGATCAGCGCAAGATTCACAAAGCGCAGCAATTGAAACAACAACTCCAACAAACAGCAATCTGACAGCTAAAATTGGAAACTGCGCTGAAGTTCCGGGTTGGGCTTCACAAAACGGAGGTACGACCGGAGGAGGTTCTTCGGCTGAAACAACAGTTACTACTTATGCGCAGCTGAAATCAGCGATCGAAAACACAGCTGTAAAAGTGATTAAGGTTTCGGGAACAATTACCATTACCACAAGATTGTCTTTCCAAGATCAAACTGGAAAAACAATTTATGGCGCTAATGGTGCAAAATTGGTTTCTACTAACCAGACTAAAGACGGTTCTGGAATCATTAACATCAAAAGATGTAAAAATATCATTATTCGAAACTTAATTTTTGAAGGTCCAGGCGCTTATGACACTGACGGATGGGACAATGCCATTCTGGATGAATGTACAAACGTTTGGGTTGATCACTGCGAATTTAGAGATGGTGTTGACGGAAATTTCGACATCAAGAATAAATCAGATTATATTTCGGTTACGTATTCTAAATTCCACTATTTAAAACCACCAAAAGCGGGAGGTTCTGGAGGATCAGACGATCACAGATATTCTAACTTAATAGGCTCAAGTGACGGCGCTACTGGCGACCGTGGTAAATTAAGAATCACTTTTGCAAGATGCTGGTGGGCTCCAGGTTGTAAAGAAAGAATGCCTAGAGTTCGTTTTGGACAAGTTCACATTGTAAATAGCTTTTTCAATAGTACTGTAAGCAACAAATGTGTTGCCGCAGGTTTTGAAGCGAATATTCGTGTAGAAAGCAACGTTTTTGAAGGTGTGAAAAACCCAATCGATTTAATGAGTGGTTATACTGCCGTTACCGTTACTGATAATGTATTTACAAGTGTAACAGGCACTCAGGCTGGAAGCGGCACAGCATTCACGCCGCCCTATTCTATCGTAAAATTAAATAAAACGGCTGTTAAAGCTGATATTTCCGCAAATGCAGGAGCTACTTTAGGCGGTAATACCTGTGGTTCTTTTTAA
- a CDS encoding V-type ATP synthase subunit I domain-containing protein, whose protein sequence is MKEIVAVGYQLPTNEDDYISIDSQTSLSDADLVIFCPDFKNAFRYSNDSNYRGKRSYNLNTSARVIEAMKHWKKELDSYLKSGRNLFVLLCNKDEFYIDTGKRETSGTGRNQKVTNIVELIDNYKSLPFDLQVHNASGKKILCQNDLIKPFFKTFEKELTFEAYIESNELYTELLKTKTLDKVLSIAFRKQEGNVIILPYLDSDRDEFYDKNADWTSDAIIFGKKLLNGIIEIDKQISSTVEKTTKPDWLDNSIYNLKESEKTLKLLEKVKFSIKELEQETDRLETVLQNEESLKDLLFETGKPLEVAVIKALEILGYKAENYDDGVLELDQIITSPENFRYIGECEGKDNKAIDISKFRQLQDSLNEDFERIEIDEKAFGLLFGNPQRLLPTESRNEFFTQKCIKGAEREKIGLIKTIDLFFICQYLKANDNDDFKTQCRKSIHDGLGSIINFPEIPK, encoded by the coding sequence ATGAAAGAAATTGTTGCAGTAGGTTATCAATTGCCTACGAATGAAGATGATTATATTTCCATCGATAGTCAAACATCATTATCAGACGCAGATTTAGTAATTTTTTGCCCAGATTTCAAAAATGCATTTAGATATTCTAATGACAGTAATTACAGAGGTAAAAGATCATATAATCTGAACACATCTGCACGAGTTATTGAAGCTATGAAACATTGGAAAAAAGAATTAGATTCTTATTTAAAAAGTGGAAGGAATTTATTTGTCTTACTATGTAATAAAGATGAATTTTATATTGATACTGGAAAAAGAGAAACTAGTGGGACAGGACGAAACCAAAAAGTTACAAATATAGTAGAACTGATAGACAATTATAAATCTCTGCCATTTGACCTACAAGTTCATAATGCAAGTGGCAAGAAAATTTTATGTCAAAATGATTTAATAAAACCCTTTTTCAAGACTTTTGAAAAGGAATTAACTTTTGAAGCTTACATTGAATCAAATGAATTGTACACAGAATTACTAAAAACAAAAACGTTAGATAAAGTTTTATCGATTGCATTTAGAAAACAAGAAGGTAACGTTATAATTTTACCATATTTAGACAGTGATAGAGATGAATTTTATGACAAAAACGCTGATTGGACTTCAGATGCAATAATTTTTGGAAAAAAATTATTAAATGGAATAATTGAAATTGACAAACAAATTTCTTCAACTGTAGAAAAAACAACAAAACCTGATTGGTTGGATAACTCAATATACAATTTAAAAGAATCTGAAAAAACACTAAAACTATTAGAGAAAGTAAAATTTTCTATAAAAGAACTTGAGCAAGAAACCGATAGATTAGAAACTGTTCTTCAAAATGAAGAATCTCTTAAAGACCTTTTATTTGAAACAGGAAAACCTTTAGAAGTTGCAGTAATTAAAGCATTAGAAATATTAGGATATAAGGCTGAAAATTATGATGATGGAGTGTTAGAACTTGATCAAATAATTACATCTCCTGAGAACTTTAGATACATTGGAGAATGTGAAGGAAAAGATAATAAAGCTATTGATATTAGTAAATTCAGACAACTTCAAGATTCTTTAAATGAAGATTTTGAAAGAATCGAAATTGATGAAAAAGCATTCGGATTACTATTCGGTAATCCACAAAGATTACTTCCAACAGAAAGCAGAAATGAGTTTTTTACTCAGAAATGTATAAAAGGAGCCGAAAGAGAAAAAATTGGTTTAATTAAAACAATAGACCTTTTCTTTATTTGCCAATACCTTAAAGCTAATGATAATGATGATTTTAAAACACAATGTAGAAAATCAATTCACGATGGATTGGGTTCTATAATTAATTTTCCAGAAATTCCAAAATGA
- a CDS encoding DUF3037 domain-containing protein, with amino-acid sequence MQDNHLYEYAVIRVVPRVEREEFLNIGIILFCKKAKFIKVLFHVNKEKIQALSADFDIEQLECNLTSLEKIAKGAKDGGPIAEFEIPERFRWLTAIRSSAIQTSRPHPGLCEDLEKTIQRLFEELVL; translated from the coding sequence ATGCAAGATAATCACTTATACGAGTATGCTGTGATTCGTGTTGTACCAAGGGTAGAGCGCGAAGAATTCCTGAATATTGGAATCATTTTGTTTTGCAAAAAAGCCAAATTTATAAAGGTTCTTTTTCACGTAAATAAAGAAAAAATACAAGCCCTTTCTGCCGATTTCGACATCGAACAGTTAGAATGTAATTTGACTTCTTTAGAAAAAATTGCAAAAGGAGCCAAAGACGGCGGACCAATTGCTGAATTTGAAATCCCAGAAAGATTCAGATGGCTAACAGCCATTAGAAGTTCAGCAATTCAAACGTCAAGACCTCATCCAGGATTGTGTGAGGATTTAGAGAAAACAATTCAGAGATTATTCGAAGAATTGGTTCTTTAA
- the thrA gene encoding bifunctional aspartate kinase/homoserine dehydrogenase I: MKVLKFGGTSVANAQNIKLVLEIVKQKAGNDPLVVVVSALSKVTDLLQSAAAKAAANDESFREVVAEIEKKHLDTLKELIPVSEQSSLLSHVKRIINHLETLLDGCFLLGELSPRTADTILSFGELLSSFIIAQAFQQTEKDAVYKDSRELIKTDNNFGKAAVNFEISNQLIKEYFAENKAKINILPGFIAQTLDGITSTLGRGGSDYTAAIIAGAIDAEQLEIWTDVNGMFTANPKIVKQAQPIANISYQEAMELSHFGAKVLYPPTIQPVLRKNIPILIKNTFEPEAEGTLISDVVLSKDTVVKGISHIDNISLLTLEGPGMIGVAGSSRRLFEVLSQEKINVIFITQASSEHSICIGILNSDADNAEAAINKAFEIEISQNKIDPCYVEKDLCIIALVGENMKNHQGLSGRMFSTLGKNNVNIRAIAQGASERNISTVINERDVKKALNTLHENFFEENTKQLNLFVMGVGNVGEKFIEQIHNQKKFLKDVLKINVRVIALSNSRKMVFDEDGISLKDWQSTLEKGEHAVATEFIARAKELNLRNSIFVDITANASVSEMYEKFLKESIAVVTCNKIACSSAYDNYKKLKSLSRQYNAPFLFETNVGAGLPIIDTVKNLIASGDKVHKIQAVLSGSLNFIFNNFDENNSFHDVVKEAGVQGFTEPDPKIDLSGIDVARKILILIRESGYEMDIDAISNESFLPAECLATDNNDDFFASLIKHASHFENIYKEALAKDSRLKYVAQFENGKASVGLQFIPKDHPFYNLEGKDNIVLFYTDRYVDQPLLIKGAGAGAAVTASGIFADVIRIGNI; this comes from the coding sequence ATGAAAGTATTAAAATTTGGCGGAACTTCGGTAGCCAATGCTCAAAATATAAAACTCGTTCTCGAAATTGTAAAACAAAAAGCAGGAAATGATCCATTAGTTGTAGTAGTTTCAGCTTTAAGCAAAGTAACCGATTTATTGCAGTCAGCAGCAGCAAAAGCAGCAGCAAACGACGAAAGCTTTAGAGAAGTAGTTGCTGAAATCGAGAAAAAACACCTTGACACTTTAAAAGAATTAATTCCCGTAAGCGAGCAAAGCAGTCTTTTAAGCCATGTAAAAAGAATCATCAATCATTTAGAAACTTTATTAGACGGATGTTTCCTTCTGGGCGAGTTATCTCCAAGAACAGCCGATACTATTTTAAGTTTCGGAGAATTACTTTCTTCATTTATCATCGCTCAGGCATTTCAACAGACTGAAAAAGATGCTGTTTACAAAGACAGCCGCGAATTAATTAAAACTGATAATAATTTCGGAAAAGCGGCGGTAAACTTCGAAATTTCAAACCAATTAATAAAAGAATACTTTGCTGAAAATAAAGCAAAAATCAATATTCTGCCTGGATTTATCGCGCAGACTTTAGACGGAATTACTTCAACTTTAGGACGCGGCGGATCTGATTACACGGCAGCCATTATCGCCGGAGCAATTGATGCTGAACAACTAGAAATCTGGACTGACGTAAACGGAATGTTTACTGCAAATCCGAAAATTGTAAAACAAGCGCAGCCAATTGCGAATATCTCGTATCAAGAAGCAATGGAATTGTCGCACTTTGGAGCGAAAGTTTTATATCCGCCAACAATTCAGCCGGTCTTAAGAAAAAACATTCCCATTTTAATCAAAAATACTTTTGAGCCAGAAGCCGAAGGAACTTTAATTTCTGATGTTGTTTTATCAAAAGATACCGTTGTAAAAGGAATTAGCCATATCGATAATATTTCGCTTTTAACGCTTGAAGGCCCAGGAATGATTGGAGTTGCGGGTTCTTCCAGACGTTTGTTTGAAGTATTATCTCAGGAAAAAATCAATGTTATTTTTATTACTCAAGCTTCTTCAGAGCATTCAATCTGTATTGGAATTTTAAATTCGGATGCTGATAATGCCGAAGCAGCAATCAATAAAGCGTTTGAAATTGAAATTTCACAAAACAAAATCGATCCTTGTTATGTAGAAAAAGACCTTTGCATTATTGCTTTGGTGGGTGAAAATATGAAAAATCACCAAGGTTTAAGCGGAAGAATGTTCAGCACTTTAGGAAAAAACAACGTAAACATTCGTGCCATCGCGCAAGGTGCTTCTGAAAGAAACATTTCGACTGTAATTAACGAAAGAGACGTTAAAAAAGCGTTGAACACATTACACGAAAACTTCTTTGAAGAAAACACAAAACAGCTGAATTTATTTGTAATGGGTGTTGGAAATGTGGGCGAGAAATTCATCGAACAAATCCACAACCAGAAGAAATTCTTAAAAGACGTTTTAAAGATTAATGTTCGCGTTATTGCTTTATCAAATTCAAGAAAAATGGTATTTGATGAAGATGGAATTTCTTTAAAAGACTGGCAGTCAACTCTTGAAAAAGGAGAACATGCCGTTGCGACTGAATTTATTGCTCGTGCCAAAGAACTGAATTTAAGAAACAGCATTTTTGTTGATATTACAGCAAATGCAAGCGTTTCTGAAATGTATGAGAAATTCTTAAAAGAAAGTATTGCGGTTGTAACTTGTAATAAAATTGCGTGTTCATCTGCTTACGACAATTATAAAAAATTAAAAAGCTTATCACGTCAATACAATGCTCCTTTCTTGTTTGAAACGAATGTTGGTGCGGGATTACCAATTATCGATACTGTAAAAAATCTGATTGCATCCGGCGATAAAGTGCATAAAATACAAGCGGTTTTATCGGGAAGTTTGAACTTTATTTTCAACAATTTTGATGAGAATAATTCTTTCCACGATGTGGTAAAAGAAGCAGGAGTTCAAGGTTTCACAGAACCAGATCCGAAAATTGACTTAAGCGGAATCGACGTAGCGCGAAAAATCCTGATTTTGATTCGCGAAAGCGGTTACGAAATGGACATCGATGCCATTTCAAACGAATCGTTCCTGCCTGCTGAATGTTTAGCTACAGACAACAACGATGATTTCTTTGCGTCGTTAATCAAACATGCCTCGCATTTTGAGAACATCTACAAAGAAGCTTTAGCCAAAGATTCAAGATTGAAATACGTAGCGCAGTTCGAAAACGGAAAAGCAAGTGTAGGACTTCAGTTCATTCCGAAAGATCATCCTTTCTATAACTTAGAAGGAAAAGATAATATCGTGCTTTTCTACACAGATCGTTATGTAGATCAGCCATTATTGATCAAAGGAGCTGGTGCTGGAGCAGCTGTAACCGCTTCAGGAATTTTTGCGGATGTTATTAGAATTGGAAATATTTAG
- a CDS encoding helix-turn-helix domain-containing protein: protein MSTAIKPRHIGRNISRIRELKDMKQDALAYALGTSQQTISAIENSETVDEQKLIEIAKALGVSVEAIKNFSEEAVFNIIGNTFQDQSAVYNCNCIFNPLDKVVELYERLVQAEKDKIEYLEKLLNGK, encoded by the coding sequence ATGAGTACAGCAATAAAACCAAGACATATCGGCAGAAATATAAGCCGTATTAGAGAGCTTAAAGATATGAAGCAAGATGCTCTTGCGTATGCTTTAGGAACAAGCCAGCAGACGATTTCGGCTATTGAAAACAGCGAAACGGTAGACGAACAAAAACTAATTGAGATCGCAAAAGCTCTTGGAGTTTCTGTTGAAGCGATTAAAAACTTTTCGGAAGAAGCAGTTTTTAATATTATTGGAAATACTTTTCAAGATCAAAGTGCAGTTTACAATTGCAATTGTATTTTTAATCCTTTAGATAAAGTAGTTGAACTTTACGAACGTTTGGTGCAAGCTGAAAAAGATAAAATAGAGTATTTGGAGAAGTTGTTGAATGGGAAATAA